A window from Thunnus albacares chromosome 19, fThuAlb1.1, whole genome shotgun sequence encodes these proteins:
- the mrpl53 gene encoding 39S ribosomal protein L53, mitochondrial — translation MAATSKATVVLKAVKKIVVQFCPFESNVRSTREFLAMVASEKARATNMNCEVISTVKHDKSEPLVDITYVDGERLVMKGAKLTSTEMMGAFQSRCIAKDPQSKAAAKK, via the exons ATGGCGGCCACCAGTAAAGCGACCGTGGTGCTGAAGGCTGTGAAGAAAATAGTGGTCCAGTTTTGCCCGTTTGAGTCAAATGTCCGGTCCACACG GGAGTTTCTGGCCATGGTGGCGTCAGAGAAGGCCAGAGCCACTAACATGAACTGTGAGGTGATATCCACAGTGAAACATGACAAGTCTGAACCTCTAGTGGATATTACTTATG TAGACGGAGAGAGGCTGGTGATGAAGGGAGCGAAGCTGACGAGCACTGAGATGATGGGTGCGTTTCAGTCCCGCTGCATCGCCAAGGATCCACAGTCAAAAGCTGCAGCAAAAAAATGA
- the fabp4a gene encoding fatty acid binding protein 4a — translation MVERFVGTWKMISSENFDDYMKAIGVGFATRQVGNRTKPNLIVSVDDQGIVCLRSQSAFKTTEIKFKLNEPFDETTADDRKTRTVVTLENGKLVQKQSWDGKETNIEREVTDGKMVAKCIMGDVIAVRTYVKEA, via the exons ATGGTTGAGAGGTTCGTTGGGACGTGGAAGATGATTTCCAGCGAGAACTTTGACGACTACATGAAGGCAATTG GTGTGGGATTTGCAACCCGGCAGGTGGGGAATCGGACCAAGCCCAATTTGATAGTGTCCGTGGACGATCAAGGGATTGTATGCTTGAGGTCTCAGAGCGCATTCAAGACAACCGAAATCAAATTCAAGCTCAACGAGCCATTCGATGAGACCACCGCAGACGACAGGAAGACCAGG ACTGTGGTGACTCTGGAAAACGGCAAGCTTGTGCAGAAACAGAGCTGGGATGGCAAAGAAACGAATATTGAGAGGGAGGTCACAGATGGAAAAATGGTAGCG AAATGCATAATGGGAGACGTAATCGCAGTGAGAACATACGTGAAGGAGGCATGA